Genomic DNA from Mycolicibacterium helvum:
GGTCGTCGGTCGGCAGTGGCGCGGGACCGGTGCCACCGGCGTTCTCGTTGGCGTCCCAGTAGTACGGGTCGGTGGTATCCGGCCACAACAGGCCGCTGCCTGAGTCGTCGGCAGAGGCCGTCGCAGCGGCAGAGAGCGTGATCGCGGTCATCGCCAGGGCGGCGAGCCCCGCCGAGGCCAGTTTTGCGCGCACCATCACGAACGGATCTCCTCCTCGTAGGACATCAACAGTCGCCGACGTCGGCCAGCGGCAGAAGAATTGTGCCGCACTTTTACGGCGAGGGAAACCTGACGTCCGGTCAGGAACGCAAGCTGACGTCGTGCAGTGCGGCCAGCGGAGCCAAATCCAGCTCCTCGGAGTGTGCCGGGCGAAGGCGTCGCGCGATGAATCGGACCGAGTAGACCTGAACTGCTCCAATCAAAATGAGGGGCCACAGCGCGCCAGCCGCCGCCGACCAGAAGCCGCGGGCAATGTCACCGGGCGGGTCAACGGACTGAAAGTGTGGGCTGACCAACCAGGCAGCGACGGCTACGAGCAACGCTGCCGCCAGGTACAGGTCGATCCACATGACACGAGAGTCCCAGAAACTTCTTAAAAAGAGATGGTGCAAGTGTGTGAAGGTGCTGAGAGGGATCGAATGGATGTGTGACCGTTATCACTACGTGATGGTCAGGCCCCCGTCGACGACAATTGTCTGCCCCGTCACATAACCCGCCGCCCGAGACGCCAGCCATATTGCGGTAGCGGCCAATTCGGCCGGATCGCCTAGTCTGCCCAGCACGATCCGTGGCAGCTGCTGTTCCAAATAGCCGGGCTGGTAATCGTCGGTCATCTCGCTCCTGAAGAAGCCCGGCGCCAGCGCATTGACGCGAATTCCCTTGCGGGAACCCCACTGTTGAGCTAAATCGCGGGTCAGCCCCATCACCCCGGCTTTGGAAGCGCTGTATGCGGCCTGTGGCAGACCGCCGGTGGTGATGCCAAGAATGCTGGCAATATTGATGATTGAGCTTCCGGGCTGCATCACCCGCCCGCAGGACTGCGCCATCCAGTACGACCCGTTGAGGTTGACGTCGATGACCTTACGGAACTCTTCGGGGGTTTCGCGGGTCGCCGGTACGGCGGTGCCCACCCCGGCGTTGTTGATCAGCACGTCGACTCGGCCGAATTCACTGATCGCGGCATCGAC
This window encodes:
- a CDS encoding SDR family NAD(P)-dependent oxidoreductase; protein product: MSVLDSFRLDGKVVIVTGASSGLGVSFAQAFAEAGANLVLGARRVEQLANTAALVEQAGRKVHTRKTDVADPEQCQQLVDAAISEFGRVDVLINNAGVGTAVPATRETPEEFRKVIDVNLNGSYWMAQSCGRVMQPGSSIINIASILGITTGGLPQAAYSASKAGVMGLTRDLAQQWGSRKGIRVNALAPGFFRSEMTDDYQPGYLEQQLPRIVLGRLGDPAELAATAIWLASRAAGYVTGQTIVVDGGLTIT